The Lycium ferocissimum isolate CSIRO_LF1 chromosome 10, AGI_CSIRO_Lferr_CH_V1, whole genome shotgun sequence genome window below encodes:
- the LOC132033494 gene encoding uncharacterized protein LOC132033494 isoform X1 — protein sequence MLGDGAQTPSRSELLCMVKKNSNMLGKTIVEDEEASDVETDPRFWHGVMDVYFIRGRESRGRQEDDLVFFVKKLHLQKHGSNEDESANSPYFVRRWAPKLDDLIGASASDVDWRRSFYLNLIAQTSFSVTVAICSQQVLKNYQTGKDGPLSPIYKVVKTVYASPSRINFHLDSRKAIETTSAYPEICFAVDDYDSTFDAVVLTDVDHCYCVLLNAHDGAAFPRERIQQDCSPGDTSRSDTRSGKVPTSKITLFSGFVSYQMVRDAYDAGRSGFGSLLSLHSAGKTDRIYMKGPGGRGEVEVAVSGVVDQSKKDFTQNSVDHESKKGLSFSAVVRRAASVASEAAKHAYAAASATRDEGMIPLKCCLMSISLPWEHIAHDLLFKGSPPVNL from the exons atgctAGGGGATGGCGCCCAAACCCCTAGTCG ATCTGAGTTGCTATGTATGGTGAAGAAGAATTCAAATATGTTAGGGAAAACCATAGTGGAAGATGAAGAAGCATCGGATGTTGAAACAGATCCACGTTTCTGGCATGGCGTTATGGATGTGTACTTCATTCGTGGCAGGGAGTCTAGGGGGCGTCAGGAAGATGATCTTGTATTCTTTGTTAAAAAATTG CATTTGCAGAAACATGGATCAAATGAAGATGAATCTGCAAACTCTCCATACTTTGTACGCAGGTGGGCACCTAAG CTGGATGACTTAATTGGTGCAAGTGCATCAGATGTTGATTGGAGGCGCTCCTTTTACTTGAACTTAATTGCTCAAACTTCTTTTAGTGTGACGGTTGCAATTTGCAG TCAACAGGTTCTTAAAAATTACCAGACTGGAAAAGACGGACCATTGTCTCCTATATACAAG GTTGTCAAAACTGTCTATGCATCTCCAAGTCGTATCAATTTTCACTTGGACTCAAGAAAGGCAA TAGAAACAACCTCTGCCTACCCAGAGATATGTTTCGCagttgatgactatgattccaCTTTTGATGCAGTG GTCTTAACAGATGTTGATCACTGCTATTGTGTACTTTTAAATGCACATGATGGAGCTGCATTTCCAAGGGAGAGAATACAACAAGACTGCAGTCCTGGTGATACTTCAAGGAGTGATACACGTTCTGGAAAAGTACCAACTTCAAAG ATTACTCTTTTCTCCGGCTTCGTTAGCTATCAAATGGTCCGAGATGCATATGATG CTGGAAGATCTGGATTTGGGAGCCTTCTCTCACTTCATTCTGCTGGGAAAACTGACAGGATTTACATGAAAGGCCCTGGAGGACGTGGGGAAGTTGAAGTAGCTGTGTCTGGTGTTGTAG ATCAAAGCAAGAAGGACTTcacccaaaattctgtagatCACGAATCTAAAAAAGGATTAAGCTTCAGTGCAGTTGTGCGACGAGCTGCATCAGTTGCGTCAGAGGCAGCAAAGCATGCATACGCTGCTGCTTCTGCTACCCGAGATGAAGGAATGATCCCCTTAAAGTGCTGCTTGATGTCTATATCATTACCTTGGGAACATATTGCTCATGATCTTTTGTTCAAG GGAAGTCCTCCCGTTAACCTGTAA
- the LOC132033494 gene encoding uncharacterized protein LOC132033494 isoform X2 encodes MLGDGAQTPSRSELLCMVKKNSNMLGKTIVEDEEASDVETDPRFWHGVMDVYFIRGRESRGRQEDDLVFFVKKLKHGSNEDESANSPYFVRRWAPKLDDLIGASASDVDWRRSFYLNLIAQTSFSVTVAICSQQVLKNYQTGKDGPLSPIYKVVKTVYASPSRINFHLDSRKAIETTSAYPEICFAVDDYDSTFDAVVLTDVDHCYCVLLNAHDGAAFPRERIQQDCSPGDTSRSDTRSGKVPTSKITLFSGFVSYQMVRDAYDAGRSGFGSLLSLHSAGKTDRIYMKGPGGRGEVEVAVSGVVDQSKKDFTQNSVDHESKKGLSFSAVVRRAASVASEAAKHAYAAASATRDEGMIPLKCCLMSISLPWEHIAHDLLFKGSPPVNL; translated from the exons atgctAGGGGATGGCGCCCAAACCCCTAGTCG ATCTGAGTTGCTATGTATGGTGAAGAAGAATTCAAATATGTTAGGGAAAACCATAGTGGAAGATGAAGAAGCATCGGATGTTGAAACAGATCCACGTTTCTGGCATGGCGTTATGGATGTGTACTTCATTCGTGGCAGGGAGTCTAGGGGGCGTCAGGAAGATGATCTTGTATTCTTTGTTAAAAAATTG AAACATGGATCAAATGAAGATGAATCTGCAAACTCTCCATACTTTGTACGCAGGTGGGCACCTAAG CTGGATGACTTAATTGGTGCAAGTGCATCAGATGTTGATTGGAGGCGCTCCTTTTACTTGAACTTAATTGCTCAAACTTCTTTTAGTGTGACGGTTGCAATTTGCAG TCAACAGGTTCTTAAAAATTACCAGACTGGAAAAGACGGACCATTGTCTCCTATATACAAG GTTGTCAAAACTGTCTATGCATCTCCAAGTCGTATCAATTTTCACTTGGACTCAAGAAAGGCAA TAGAAACAACCTCTGCCTACCCAGAGATATGTTTCGCagttgatgactatgattccaCTTTTGATGCAGTG GTCTTAACAGATGTTGATCACTGCTATTGTGTACTTTTAAATGCACATGATGGAGCTGCATTTCCAAGGGAGAGAATACAACAAGACTGCAGTCCTGGTGATACTTCAAGGAGTGATACACGTTCTGGAAAAGTACCAACTTCAAAG ATTACTCTTTTCTCCGGCTTCGTTAGCTATCAAATGGTCCGAGATGCATATGATG CTGGAAGATCTGGATTTGGGAGCCTTCTCTCACTTCATTCTGCTGGGAAAACTGACAGGATTTACATGAAAGGCCCTGGAGGACGTGGGGAAGTTGAAGTAGCTGTGTCTGGTGTTGTAG ATCAAAGCAAGAAGGACTTcacccaaaattctgtagatCACGAATCTAAAAAAGGATTAAGCTTCAGTGCAGTTGTGCGACGAGCTGCATCAGTTGCGTCAGAGGCAGCAAAGCATGCATACGCTGCTGCTTCTGCTACCCGAGATGAAGGAATGATCCCCTTAAAGTGCTGCTTGATGTCTATATCATTACCTTGGGAACATATTGCTCATGATCTTTTGTTCAAG GGAAGTCCTCCCGTTAACCTGTAA